One Paracoccaceae bacterium genomic region harbors:
- a CDS encoding (deoxy)nucleoside triphosphate pyrophosphohydrolase, whose protein sequence is MKLVLVSAVALIDPDGRVLLAQRPEGKSLAGLWEFPGGKVEPGESPEAALIRELHEELGIETWESCLAPLTFASHRYESFHLLMPLFACRRWGGTVTAREAQTLAWVRPERLRDYPMPPADLPLIPILRDWL, encoded by the coding sequence GTGAAGCTGGTCCTGGTATCGGCAGTCGCCCTGATCGACCCCGACGGACGCGTTCTGCTGGCGCAGCGACCAGAGGGCAAGTCGCTGGCAGGCTTGTGGGAGTTTCCCGGCGGCAAGGTCGAACCGGGCGAATCGCCCGAGGCCGCGCTGATCCGGGAACTGCACGAGGAACTGGGAATCGAGACCTGGGAAAGCTGCCTCGCGCCGCTGACCTTCGCCAGCCACCGCTACGAATCGTTTCACCTGCTGATGCCGCTGTTCGCCTGCCGCCGCTGGGGCGGAACCGTGACGGCGCGCGAGGCGCAGACCCTCGCATGGGTGCGCCCGGAGCGGCTGCGGGACTATCCCATGCCGCCTGCGGACCTTCCGCTTATCCCCATCCTGCGCGACTGGCTGTGA
- the argJ gene encoding bifunctional glutamate N-acetyltransferase/amino-acid acetyltransferase ArgJ, protein MGKTDWKAKAKSLKKKLKRAAEGAVAVAVPKAAKPVSPLAPATFPNLPRIAGASFAAVEAGVRYQNRRDVMLVHLAPGTQIAGVFTRSTTRAGCVRDCQAKLAMKIPDGAGAAIVVNSGNSNAFTGKVGDEAVAAVCAAAAAATGVPESRVFTSSTGVIGEPLPHDRISARLPDLAAALSEDGIAFAAQAIMTTDTFPKGAAATVETAAGPVHIAGIAKGSGMIAPDMATMLVYIFTDAGIPAATLQKLLARNVDDTFNAITVDSDTSTSDALLLCATGKGPVVKGRGPLAAFERGLRAVMADLALQVVRDGEGATKLIEVRVTGAATAEDANRVAMAIANSPLVKTAVAGEDPNWGRIVMAVGKSGAAADRDRLTIRFGDLVVARDGWRDPGYREEDGAAYMKQAELVIGVDLGLGTEARTVWTCDLTHRYIDINADYRS, encoded by the coding sequence ATGGGCAAGACCGACTGGAAGGCAAAGGCCAAATCGCTGAAGAAGAAGCTCAAGCGCGCGGCCGAGGGCGCGGTGGCGGTGGCCGTACCAAAGGCCGCCAAGCCCGTATCCCCGCTTGCCCCGGCGACGTTCCCGAATCTTCCGCGCATCGCGGGGGCGTCCTTCGCGGCGGTCGAGGCCGGGGTGAGGTATCAGAACCGGCGTGACGTGATGCTGGTGCATCTGGCCCCCGGAACCCAGATCGCCGGGGTGTTCACCCGGTCCACCACCCGGGCGGGCTGTGTGCGCGATTGCCAGGCAAAGCTTGCGATGAAGATCCCGGATGGCGCGGGCGCCGCCATCGTGGTGAATTCGGGGAATTCCAACGCCTTCACAGGGAAGGTCGGGGATGAGGCCGTGGCGGCTGTCTGTGCTGCGGCGGCGGCTGCCACTGGCGTGCCCGAAAGCCGCGTCTTCACCTCGTCGACAGGCGTCATCGGCGAACCGCTGCCCCACGACCGCATCAGCGCGCGGTTGCCGGACCTTGCCGCCGCCCTGTCGGAGGATGGCATCGCCTTTGCAGCGCAGGCGATCATGACCACCGACACGTTTCCCAAGGGCGCAGCCGCCACGGTCGAGACCGCAGCGGGCCCGGTGCATATTGCAGGCATCGCCAAGGGTTCGGGGATGATCGCGCCCGACATGGCGACGATGCTGGTCTATATCTTCACCGATGCCGGAATTCCGGCAGCAACCCTGCAGAAACTGCTGGCGCGCAACGTGGATGACACGTTCAACGCCATCACGGTGGACAGCGACACCTCGACCTCGGACGCGCTGCTGCTCTGCGCGACAGGCAAGGGGCCCGTGGTCAAGGGGCGCGGGCCGCTGGCCGCCTTCGAACGGGGATTGCGGGCGGTCATGGCCGATCTGGCGCTTCAGGTGGTGCGCGACGGCGAGGGCGCCACGAAACTGATCGAGGTGCGGGTCACCGGCGCGGCGACCGCCGAGGATGCGAATCGGGTGGCGATGGCAATTGCCAATTCGCCGCTGGTGAAGACGGCGGTTGCGGGCGAGGACCCGAACTGGGGCCGGATCGTCATGGCGGTTGGCAAATCCGGTGCCGCCGCAGATCGGGACCGCCTGACCATCCGCTTCGGCGATCTGGTGGTCGCGCGCGACGGTTGGCGGGACCCCGGCTATCGCGAAGAGGATGGCGCGGCCTACATGAAGCAGGCCGAGCTTGTGATCGGCGTCGATCTCGGGCTGGGCACAGAGGCGCGCACGGTCTGGACCTGCGACCTGACGCACCGCTACATCGACATCAACGCGGATTACCGGTCCTGA